TTGTGTAAAACATTGATTTATTCCAGAAAACCCATCCTCTCAGTATTGGAAAGAAGTGGCAGAAAAGCGGAGGAAAGCCCTCTATGAAGCTCTTAAAGAAAACGAGAAAGTACGTGTGCAGTTCTCCCCGTTTGGAGGCTCTGGTAGTTCTTCCTCAGTTCAGCGAGTCGGCTGGTGCACCCTAGCTTGAATGTGGGTCTCATGGAGTTTGATTGCACGAGCAGAGTGAGGCCCACTGTGTTACTGCGTGGGTTTGTCAGTGATCTGCTGGGAGAGTGCTCGAGACGAGAGCAGATTTATGGAgtactgaggttttttttttattctatagcTTCATAAAGAAATTGAACAAAAGGACAGTGAGATTGCCCGCCTGAGGAAGGAGAACAAGGACTTGGCAGAGGTAGCAGAGCACGTACAGTACATGGCAGAGGTGATTGAGGTAGGTGATTCGGTATTCACTGGGTTCAGAGTCGTCGACAGTGGTCAGTGAGTGTGTTTATCCTGTCAGGGTTATTTTCCTTACCTGTAAAATGGTGATAAGAAGCCCACATCTGAAAAAGATAATAAGAAAAGTTACTCTATTGCACAGTTGACacatttccaggttctggttttTGTAAGCATGCTATCACTTatcatttataaaacaaatagGCTTTATCTGACTTTCTACATTTGGGAAGTAgctaatgtgtttttatttttatttttttattttttattttttttggtttttcgagacagggtttctccgtgtagctttgcgcctctcctggaactcacttggtagcccaggctggcctcgaactcacagagatccgcctggctctgcctcccgagtgctggggctaATGTGTTTTTAAGAGTCAGCCTGATTCCTATGACTACCAGACTTGTCTTTATCGCTTTCAGCCTTTTTTGTATTTACAAAGCAAATCCATCTTACCAAtggaaagaaagttttttttgttttttgtttttcgagacagggtttctctgtgtagctttgtgcctttcctggaactcactctgtagcccaggctggcctcgaacttgcagagatctgcctgcctctgcctcccgagtgctgggataaaaggcgtgtgccaccaccgcccggtggaaagaaagcttttttttttttaagatttatttatttacttattatgtatacagtgttttgtttgcatgtatccctgcaggccagaagagggagccagatctcattacagatggttgtgagccaccatatgggtgctgggaattgaactcaggacctggaagaacagccagtgttcttaacctctgagccatctctccagccccggaaagAAAGCTTTTTAAGTCAAACCTTCGCACATTAAATTGCTTCTTTAACATTTTAGAGCCATGAcagtgttattgttgttgttgttttaagattttttttttttttttttttactatttttaattatgtgtaaatatggcttagagctagagttacacctgatttgggtgctgggaatagaactctggtcctctagaggAACActgcatgctcttaaccactaaatcatctctccagccctgctatgACAATCTTTAAAGTACCGAACTAGTCCTCTCTGTTGGCTTTAAAAATATGGTTCCCTAGCTGGTTGGAAGTTAAGAACACATAGTTCTGTTGTTTCCAAGAGAAGTACCAATTTAAGTTGTACTTTGGAAGCAGCTCAAtcagtactttaaaaaaacagcGAATTACTAACTGGATTTTGCTGAAATATGATGTAGCACTGTATAGATGTTGATATAACACTGTAAAAGGATTTATTGAGGGTATTATAGCATTGGTGTGTTGCTGTATCAGTATATTGACTAACAGTGTATTTCAGTTTCAAGATCTTTACAATAAATTGCTGGCTTATTCCTTAATAGAGGCTGAGTAATGAACCCCTGGATAGCTTTGAATCACCAGATAGTCAGGAGTTTGATTCCGAAGAGGAAACTGTTGAGGATTCTGAAGTGGAAGACTCAGAAACTGGCGCATGTGCTGAAGAGACCGTGTCCTCCTCCACGGATGCCAAACCGTGTACATGAAGTGTGAGGGGCACTGCCAGCTTTGCCCTGTGGTATAGCTCTGGGTAAATGAACTACAGTATGCAGGTGCTGCGCTCCAGGTTGGAGGCCTGGGGCTAGTAC
This sequence is a window from Peromyscus eremicus chromosome 5, PerEre_H2_v1, whole genome shotgun sequence. Protein-coding genes within it:
- the Gmnn gene encoding geminin; translated protein: MNPSMKQKQEEAQENVKNSPVPRRTLKMIQPSADGSLVGRENELPKGLSKRKHWNDQLTSKTSSSGPEAGENKDVGDVTQEAFDLMIKENPSSQYWKEVAEKRRKALYEALKENEKLHKEIEQKDSEIARLRKENKDLAEVAEHVQYMAEVIERLSNEPLDSFESPDSQEFDSEEETVEDSEVEDSETGACAEETVSSSTDAKPCT